The following proteins are encoded in a genomic region of Pseudomonas saponiphila:
- a CDS encoding DUF2274 domain-containing protein: MSTTKKLRLGPLPKTESTKLTFVCPTSLKVDLDRYAALHAQAYGEAVDAATLIPHMLEAFMAGDRGFRKGTATRSTPPKPP, encoded by the coding sequence ATGAGCACGACCAAGAAGCTGCGGCTCGGCCCGCTGCCGAAGACCGAGAGCACCAAGCTGACTTTCGTTTGCCCGACCAGCTTGAAAGTCGACCTCGACCGCTACGCCGCGCTACACGCGCAGGCGTATGGCGAGGCCGTTGATGCGGCGACGCTGATCCCGCATATGCTGGAAGCGTTCATGGCGGGGGATCGAGGATTCAGGAAGGGCACGGCGACCCGCAGCACACCACCGAAGCCGCCATGA
- a CDS encoding TrbI/VirB10 family protein yields the protein MSQDDTPDLAAPQADKVAPEAVALRAQPRPVTRLNRRSLAILAGVLAVAVLGALMWSLQPHRRSTGEQTELYNVDRVSKSEGLDALPTDYSKLPPALLPAVPELGPPLPGDLGPAIVKSQQPATAAYAAPGHDPNDALRKEAEAAAASSVFFRSGGQNAAPVAQTQVAAAPGFAANAAFDPLAAGPASTAAQPADPTAVQNRQDQKEAFMKAGPTETRNSGNLTLPISPYQVMAGTVVAGALVTGIKSDLPGDVIATVTEPVYDTATGRFLLIPQGSRILGKYNSQVSYGQSRVQVVWNRIILPDTSSLTLDNLAGTDPAGYAGLEDDVDYHWGRIFAGAALTTLLGVGAELAAPENRQDGDRVIIAGRDSAQDSINQVGQEMTRRNLNIQPTLTQRPGLPVRIIVNRDLVLRPYQPLFFNRGTSR from the coding sequence ATGAGCCAGGATGACACTCCCGACCTTGCCGCGCCGCAGGCGGACAAGGTGGCGCCGGAGGCAGTGGCGCTGCGCGCCCAGCCGCGTCCAGTCACACGCCTGAACCGGCGCTCGCTGGCCATCCTTGCCGGCGTCCTAGCGGTCGCCGTGCTCGGCGCGCTGATGTGGTCGCTGCAACCTCATCGACGCAGCACAGGCGAGCAGACCGAGCTTTACAACGTCGATCGCGTGTCAAAGTCGGAAGGACTGGATGCGCTGCCGACGGACTATTCCAAGCTGCCGCCGGCGTTGCTGCCTGCCGTTCCCGAACTAGGGCCACCGCTGCCGGGCGATCTTGGCCCGGCTATCGTGAAGTCGCAGCAACCGGCGACGGCTGCCTACGCGGCCCCCGGTCACGACCCGAACGATGCCCTGCGAAAAGAAGCCGAGGCGGCCGCGGCCTCGTCCGTGTTCTTCCGCTCGGGTGGGCAGAATGCGGCGCCGGTAGCGCAGACACAGGTGGCCGCTGCGCCGGGCTTCGCCGCCAATGCGGCGTTTGACCCGCTGGCGGCCGGGCCGGCCTCCACGGCGGCCCAACCTGCTGACCCGACAGCGGTGCAAAACCGGCAAGACCAGAAAGAGGCTTTCATGAAAGCTGGCCCCACTGAAACCCGTAATTCCGGCAATCTGACTCTGCCAATTTCGCCGTATCAGGTTATGGCCGGAACAGTGGTCGCAGGTGCCTTGGTGACGGGCATCAAGTCGGACTTGCCCGGCGACGTGATCGCCACGGTGACGGAGCCGGTCTATGACACAGCCACCGGGCGCTTCCTGCTGATTCCGCAGGGTTCGCGCATCCTGGGCAAATACAACAGCCAGGTCAGCTACGGGCAGAGCCGCGTTCAAGTCGTCTGGAACCGGATCATCCTGCCGGACACGTCTTCGCTCACGCTCGACAACCTGGCCGGCACCGACCCAGCCGGCTATGCCGGGCTGGAGGACGATGTGGACTACCACTGGGGCCGCATCTTTGCCGGTGCGGCACTCACCACGCTGCTGGGCGTCGGTGCCGAGCTGGCCGCGCCGGAGAACCGGCAGGATGGTGATCGCGTCATCATCGCTGGGCGCGACAGCGCGCAGGACAGCATCAATCAGGTCGGCCAGGAGATGACCCGGCGCAACCTCAACATCCAGCCGACCTTAACGCAACGGCCGGGCCTGCCGGTTCGCATCATCGTCAACCGGGATCTGGTGCTGCGGCCGTACCAGCCGCTGTTCTTCAACCGGGGGACTTCACGATGA